DNA from Syntrophorhabdus sp.:
GGTCGACTGTATAAGCTCCGTGCTCTCCGCGACTGATCTGCCCCCTGATATGAGCGTGAGTTTATCAATACCCGGCCAGATCATGAGATCTGAGAGCGGCGTATCGTCGACGAGGTGGTCGATGAGGCCCTTGTCGCTCGTAAAACCAAGGGTCTTGTGGATGGCCTGTTGCCTGAGGTCTCCGTCCACGAGCAAGACCGTCTGTTCAAAGAGTCTGGAGAAAGTGAAGGCGAGGTTGATGGCCGTCAGGGTCTTCCCTTCCCCGGGCAGGGCGCTCGTTATCATGATGGTATTGCCGCCCTTCTCTTTCGTGGCTTCAAGTATCTGGGTCCGGAGCACCTTGTATACCTCGGCCTCACGTGCGTAGGGGAATATCCCCACGCACCGGTTGTCGGCAAGCACCGCCGGGTCGAGATGGACCGTCCGCGACTTGCTGTAGTTCGGAGACACCCACCCGGCATTCTCTTTCTCCTTCTGCGTGAATTCCTGGGACATCACATCCACAGGGATCACCTCATCAGAAGGCAGCTTCCCCCAGAATTCTTTCACCTTATCCAGAATATCCTTCAAACCCACTCAAACCTCCTCGAGAAAAACGGTCTCAGGTCCCAGGTCTCATGTCTCAGGCCAAAACTCCCTGTCTCCTTCTTTTCCTCGTCCGCCCGTATACCCGTATGCCCGTATGCCCGTATGCCCGTTAGGCGCATCAGCGCCGACCCGTTTGCGCGCCTGCGCGCACCCGTCTACAGTCGTCTCGTCAGTCGTGCCCAGAGGATGACGAGGTCCATGACAAGGAAATGGAACAGGATGAGGACGATAACGCATGCCGCTATCGC
Protein-coding regions in this window:
- a CDS encoding AAA family ATPase; the encoded protein is MSQEFTQKEKENAGWVSPNYSKSRTVHLDPAVLADNRCVGIFPYAREAEVYKVLRTQILEATKEKGGNTIMITSALPGEGKTLTAINLAFTFSRLFEQTVLLVDGDLRQQAIHKTLGFTSDKGLIDHLVDDTPLSDLMIWPGIDKLTLISGGRSVAESTELIQSTRMRDLVNEMKTRYPDRYVFFDVPSILGGADTLDFVSLVDHVVVVVQYGVTPVDAVKKAVELIPQEKVIGFVLNRSEDRPAHRD